TTGCTAGCACTTTTTGAATTGCGGTTTGCACAATTTCATAGAGATCCTCCCACTTTGCATCTAGCACATTTCTATTTGCCATAAATAACACTTGTATTTCAATACCTAATGGCAAAACTGCGTTTTTTAAATAGCAATGCAGTGCTGCCTTCAAACGACGGCGTGCACGATTTCGCTGAACTGCTCTTTTATGCACACCTTTTTTTGAAGCCACAATGGCAAACTGAAACAACGCGCGCGGATTGTGAGTTTTTTTTATAGACATATAGGTTAAAAAATAACGGGTTTTAAACTTTGTCGCAGAAGCATAAAATTCTGCAAAATTTTTGATTTTAGTTACAGAAAAAAAAGTTGAAGTTATCATTTATAAGTGTTGTCCTTTTTGGCACTAAAGTCACAATCTACGCACAATTCTCGGTATGCTATAAAAATAAACCATCTTTGAAAACCCCGAGGGAAATATGGTTGCGAGGGTCATCAGAGCATCTCTCAAGCACGTTGCCTACAGTCAAGTCAGGCTTAACTTAGTTAGACTTGGGATAGCAACCTATGTTTTGTTCTTTGTTATTTTGGCACGTGGGATCGAAGGGATAGGCAAACTCTCCAATATAATTGGAAAAGTCAGCGTTATCCGTTCTGGCCAAATGTTTCCTGCTGATAAAGATTTTATTCTTTACGAAACAGATGAGTTGGTGACTTACGAAAAAACTGCTGCAAAAATATTATTTCACGATGGCAGTAGTGTCATGGCATTTCAAAACGCTCATTTAAAATTGATTGAATATAAAATAAAACCTCGCTCACAAACAACTCAGGATGTAGAATCTGCCATTGATGTTATCAAAGGTAAAGTTAGATTTTTTGTTAAACCTCAAGAAGAAACAGAAAATAATGTTGGCAAAACAGATGCAAAATTTAAAACATCAAACTCTGTAATGGGAATTCGAGGCACCAGTGGTTTTATTGATGCTACCTTTGAAGGAAGTACACAAGTAATTGTCTTAACAGGAGTTGTTGAGGTTACAAGCTTGTCAGATCCCAGTAAATCCGTTTTTGTCCCAGCCAACCGATTTTCTGAAATTGTTGGAAACAAAGCGCCTAGCTTTCCCAAAGCGATTCCTCCAATGATTTTAAACCGATTAAACACTGATGCAACGACTTTAGATCCAAATGTTAAACGCGAAGAAGAAAAATATAAAAAAGGCAATAATAATGAAAACAAGCCTAGTAACGAATCGGGTTCCAATAATAATTCTTCTAAATATAAAGAATCTGCTGCAACAAATAGCGATATTAACGAACAAAAAAAACAAGTTTTTAATCCCGATGGGTCGAGTGCTGTTGTAAGTACAAATAATAGCTTAAATGAATTGCTTGTAAAACAAGGCAACCCTTCATTGCGACCAACAAGTTATGGCAACTACGAACCAATTAAAAAATCTCTAGAACAAACTACAAATTTATCAGACAAAATTAATAAACAAGTTGAAAATGTTGTGCAAACTGTAACAACGCCACAAATTCGATCGGTTAATATCATTGTCAATACACCAACTTTACCATGACAGGGTGACTATGAATGCAAGTAAAATTTTTAAAGATATCTATGCTCATTTAAAAATCATAGATAAAAGTCATAAAACAATTGAATTGTTAAATGCATCGATCAATTTAACTTCCCAAGAAGAAATCATTGCCCCTTTACAAAAAGAATTTTTAGTCATCGAACTTACCTACACGTATCTTCACTTTGGATTTAGTATTTTTTCAAACTCAAGTATTGAACTTTTAATAAAAGAAATGCATAGAGTATCTGGAACAAACCAAAAATTTATTAAAAACTGGTTAAATATCAGTAGTGATTTAATTTTACAAGAAATTTCTATTAACGAAAAAGAAACATTAATTGAGAGTAATATTCTTGAAGAAGTTTTTTCTCAAGAATTTGTTAAAAGAATTTTTTGTTCCGAGCAAGACGAGGATTATTTAACAGGAATGGGAATTTATCCATTTGATCTTATAGAAAAAATTAGAACAATTTCAAGAAATAAAATTGCAAAAATAACTTCTAAAGAAA
This region of Spirobacillus cienkowskii genomic DNA includes:
- a CDS encoding ribonuclease P protein component — protein: MITSTFFSVTKIKNFAEFYASATKFKTRYFLTYMSIKKTHNPRALFQFAIVASKKGVHKRAVQRNRARRRLKAALHCYLKNAVLPLGIEIQVLFMANRNVLDAKWEDLYEIVQTAIQKVLANCTVLQNEREDA
- a CDS encoding FecR family protein, coding for MVARVIRASLKHVAYSQVRLNLVRLGIATYVLFFVILARGIEGIGKLSNIIGKVSVIRSGQMFPADKDFILYETDELVTYEKTAAKILFHDGSSVMAFQNAHLKLIEYKIKPRSQTTQDVESAIDVIKGKVRFFVKPQEETENNVGKTDAKFKTSNSVMGIRGTSGFIDATFEGSTQVIVLTGVVEVTSLSDPSKSVFVPANRFSEIVGNKAPSFPKAIPPMILNRLNTDATTLDPNVKREEEKYKKGNNNENKPSNESGSNNNSSKYKESAATNSDINEQKKQVFNPDGSSAVVSTNNSLNELLVKQGNPSLRPTSYGNYEPIKKSLEQTTNLSDKINKQVENVVQTVTTPQIRSVNIIVNTPTLP